The Polypterus senegalus isolate Bchr_013 chromosome 1, ASM1683550v1, whole genome shotgun sequence genome includes a window with the following:
- the ddit4 gene encoding DNA damage-inducible transcript 4 protein produces the protein MPALYLNLTPDNSPPSSPVSDDSTKRLSWGKLVQKLTDFSATNGLQSDTNSFTHSETHSLDQDSLSDSDFFSDPLEESLCSHVVAVIERTLTEAKDSALGCSKLLIPDHLMEHIGQELLHLAASEPCGLRGALIDLYVEHANVCQTVEQISVDPDLVPTFQLTLVLRLESGGFWPRIQDLFTPKSFSAPGLKHALRLSTGFRVIKRKLYSSEELLIEEC, from the exons ATGCCGGCCCTTTACCTGAACCTCACACCTGATAACAGTCCGCCTAGCTCCCCAGTAAGCGATGACAGCACGAAGCGACTCTCTTGGGGCAAGCTGGTACAGAAACTGACGGATTTCAGCGCAACTAATGGCCTGCAATCCGATACAAACTCCTTCACTCACTCCG AAACGCACAGTCTGGATCAAGACTCGCTATCAGACTCGGATTTCTTCAGTGATCCCCTGGAGGAAAGCTTGTGTTCTCACGTTGTGGCAGTTATTGAACGCACCCTTACGGAAGCAAAAGACAGTGCACTGGGATGCTCCAAACTTCTTATACCAGACCACCTTATGGAGCACATTGGTCAAGAGTTACTTCACCTGGCAGCTAGTGAACCCTGTGGTTTGAGAGGAGCACTTATTGACTTGTATGTGGAACATGCCAATGTCTGTCAGACTGTTGAACAGATCTCTGTAGATCCTGACTTGGTGCCTACATTTCAGCTCACTTTGGTGTTAAGGCTGGAGTCTGGGGGGTTTTGGCCAAGAATTCAAGATCTCTTCACTCCCAAATCGTTTTCTGCCCCAGGTCTAAAGCATGCACTAAGACTTAGCACTGGGTTTAGGGTAATCAAAAGGAAGCTGTACAGCTCAGAAGAATTATTAATTGAAGAGTGCTGA